One Flavobacteriales bacterium DNA segment encodes these proteins:
- a CDS encoding DUF2007 domain-containing protein: MTTIKPYQLELMKGLLLEHEIQSVIINKIDSSYLQFGEAELKVKVSDLEAAKDILKDVQE; the protein is encoded by the coding sequence ATGACAACAATTAAGCCTTATCAGCTAGAATTGATGAAAGGTTTATTGTTAGAACATGAAATCCAATCTGTTATTATCAATAAAATTGACTCTTCTTACCTGCAATTTGGTGAAGCCGAACTAAAAGTAAAAGTATCTGACCTTGAAGCAGCAAAAGATATTCTGAAAGATGTCCAAGAGTAA